From Amycolatopsis sp. YIM 10, the proteins below share one genomic window:
- the lysX gene encoding bifunctional lysylphosphatidylglycerol synthetase/lysine--tRNA ligase LysX gives MSKPPLPRWKARTAGLVATVVQLGAFSSLLFLLLGDDGRWLRHVLAGVFWLLSIPADANLVIALVLVVLGAALRRRKRAALYTLVLFQVVGLVIMLAGQALLLWAPGLVDLRPDEFVQIPHIVAAIGGLELVAAALTAFLLALRPAFPARLAPGAFLRGVLVLFAGMATVTIGGWILAEIFPGTLASSWERFVWAANHSTGELLRLGRFGVGHGPDWLDVLLDLGGTFATVAALFVFFRGVRTRHLRTDEEELRLRELLAEHGEPDSLGYFATRRDKSVVFAPSGRAAVTYRVLGGTSIASADPVGDPEAWPAAVREWLAEARRYGWVPGVLGASRRGAEVYTAAGLKALEIGDEAILDVRDFSLSGPDRRTVRQAVSRIERAGFSSRVRRHSEISQEEMASLLKKAQQWRGGESERGFSMALGRLGDPSDGRCVMVEAFDADGELRGLLSFVPWGRRGLSLDLMRRDRDAGNGLNEFLLAELVAACSRLGAQRISLNFAMFRAVFAGGERIGAGPVLRAWRAVLSVFSRFFQLESLYRANAKYGPEWEPRFLCYASARRLPKVSLVAGALEGFVPSVGAHRALRLETVTDDFVGEVRRIEERAAATVAVKPVRRPEQVRVRIAKLDRLRAAGMDPYPVGFERDSVLGDVVTKFGDLEPDRHTGERVSVAGRVVALRNLGGLCFARLKDFSGELQLMLAADVLPLDDWRSGVDLGDHVGVTGEVITSRRGELSVLVTEWTVTAKCLHPLPDRRKGLADPEARVRKRYLDLAVNPDAAAMLRMRGTVVRALRERLHRRDFLEVETPMLQTVHGGANARPFVTHINAYDMRMYLRIAPELYLKRLCVAGVERVFELNRNFRNEGVDATHNPEFTMLEAYQAYADYGTMRRLMRELVQCAAEAAYGSQVVRRPGLGEVDISGDWPVITVHDAVSEAFGERIDAGTTVSELRRLCRQAGVPLDGADELGQGDLVLKAHEHLVEPHTTSPVFYTDYPTEVSPLTRRHRVDPRLAERWDLIAFGAEIGTAYSELTDPLEQRRRLEAQSLRAASGDIEAMELDEDFLLALEHGMPPTGGLGMGVDRLLMLLTGASIRQTVVFPFVRARG, from the coding sequence GTGAGCAAGCCACCCCTGCCCAGGTGGAAGGCGAGGACCGCGGGGCTCGTCGCCACCGTGGTGCAGCTCGGTGCCTTCTCCTCCCTGCTGTTCCTGCTGCTCGGTGACGACGGGCGCTGGCTGCGCCACGTGCTGGCCGGGGTGTTCTGGCTGCTCAGCATCCCCGCCGACGCGAACCTGGTGATCGCGCTGGTGCTGGTGGTGCTCGGCGCCGCGCTGCGCCGCCGCAAACGGGCCGCGCTGTACACGCTGGTGCTGTTCCAGGTCGTCGGCCTGGTGATCATGCTGGCCGGGCAGGCCCTGCTGCTGTGGGCGCCCGGCCTGGTCGACCTGCGGCCGGACGAATTCGTGCAGATCCCGCACATCGTGGCCGCGATCGGCGGGCTGGAACTGGTCGCCGCCGCGCTCACCGCGTTCCTGCTCGCGCTGCGCCCCGCCTTCCCGGCGCGGCTGGCGCCCGGTGCGTTCCTGCGCGGCGTGCTGGTGCTGTTCGCCGGAATGGCCACGGTGACCATCGGTGGCTGGATCCTCGCCGAGATCTTTCCCGGCACGCTGGCGAGCAGCTGGGAGCGGTTCGTCTGGGCGGCCAACCACTCCACCGGTGAACTGCTGCGGCTGGGCCGGTTCGGCGTCGGCCACGGGCCGGACTGGCTGGACGTGCTGCTCGATCTCGGTGGCACCTTCGCCACCGTCGCCGCCCTTTTTGTCTTCTTCCGCGGGGTGCGCACCCGGCATCTGCGAACCGACGAGGAGGAACTGCGGCTGCGGGAACTGCTCGCCGAGCACGGCGAACCGGATTCGCTCGGCTATTTCGCCACTCGCCGGGACAAAAGCGTGGTTTTTGCGCCTTCCGGACGTGCCGCGGTCACCTATCGCGTGCTCGGCGGCACGAGCATCGCCAGCGCGGATCCGGTCGGCGATCCCGAGGCGTGGCCGGCGGCGGTGCGGGAATGGCTGGCCGAAGCGCGGCGGTACGGCTGGGTTCCCGGGGTGCTCGGCGCGAGCCGCCGTGGTGCCGAGGTGTACACCGCGGCCGGGTTGAAAGCGCTGGAAATCGGGGACGAAGCCATTCTCGACGTGCGTGACTTCAGCCTGAGCGGACCCGATCGCCGCACCGTCCGGCAGGCGGTGAGCCGGATCGAGCGCGCGGGTTTCTCCAGTCGCGTCCGCCGCCATTCCGAGATTTCCCAGGAGGAAATGGCGTCGCTGTTGAAAAAGGCCCAACAATGGCGCGGCGGCGAAAGTGAACGCGGGTTCTCGATGGCGCTGGGACGGCTCGGTGACCCGTCCGACGGCCGGTGCGTGATGGTCGAGGCGTTCGACGCGGACGGTGAACTCCGCGGGCTGCTTTCGTTCGTGCCGTGGGGTCGCCGGGGGCTGTCACTGGACCTGATGCGCCGGGATCGCGACGCGGGCAACGGGCTCAACGAGTTCCTGCTCGCCGAACTGGTCGCCGCGTGCTCTCGCCTTGGCGCGCAACGGATTTCGCTCAACTTCGCGATGTTCCGCGCGGTTTTCGCCGGTGGTGAGCGGATCGGCGCCGGGCCGGTGCTGCGGGCGTGGCGCGCGGTGCTCAGCGTGTTCTCGCGCTTCTTCCAGCTCGAATCGCTGTATCGCGCGAACGCCAAGTACGGACCTGAATGGGAGCCGCGATTCCTCTGCTACGCCTCGGCGCGGCGGCTGCCGAAGGTGAGCCTGGTCGCCGGTGCGCTGGAGGGCTTCGTGCCGAGCGTCGGCGCGCATCGCGCGCTGCGCCTGGAAACCGTCACCGATGACTTCGTCGGCGAGGTGCGGCGGATCGAGGAACGCGCGGCGGCCACGGTCGCGGTGAAACCGGTGCGGCGACCGGAGCAGGTCCGCGTGCGGATCGCGAAGCTCGACCGGTTGCGCGCGGCCGGGATGGACCCGTACCCGGTCGGCTTCGAACGAGACTCCGTGCTCGGTGACGTGGTGACGAAGTTCGGCGACCTGGAGCCGGATCGGCACACCGGGGAGCGGGTGAGCGTGGCCGGGCGGGTGGTCGCGCTGCGCAACCTCGGCGGGCTGTGTTTCGCGCGCCTCAAGGACTTCAGCGGCGAACTGCAGTTGATGCTCGCGGCCGACGTGCTGCCGCTGGACGACTGGCGGTCCGGAGTGGACCTCGGTGACCACGTCGGCGTGACCGGCGAAGTGATCACCTCTCGTCGCGGCGAGCTTTCCGTGCTCGTCACGGAGTGGACGGTCACCGCGAAGTGCCTGCACCCGCTGCCGGACCGTCGCAAGGGCCTGGCCGATCCGGAGGCCAGGGTGCGGAAGCGGTACCTCGATCTGGCGGTCAACCCGGACGCGGCGGCCATGCTCCGGATGCGCGGCACGGTGGTCCGCGCCCTGCGGGAACGCCTGCACCGGCGCGATTTCCTCGAGGTCGAGACGCCGATGCTGCAGACCGTGCACGGCGGCGCCAACGCGCGCCCGTTCGTCACCCACATCAACGCCTACGACATGCGGATGTACCTGCGGATCGCACCGGAGTTGTACCTCAAGCGACTGTGCGTGGCCGGGGTCGAGCGCGTCTTCGAGCTGAACCGCAACTTCCGCAACGAGGGCGTGGACGCCACGCACAACCCCGAGTTCACCATGCTCGAGGCGTACCAGGCGTACGCCGACTACGGCACCATGCGACGGCTGATGCGGGAGCTGGTGCAGTGCGCCGCCGAAGCCGCGTATGGCAGCCAGGTGGTGCGGCGGCCAGGGCTCGGTGAGGTCGACATCTCCGGCGACTGGCCGGTGATCACCGTGCACGACGCGGTGTCCGAGGCGTTCGGAGAGCGGATCGACGCCGGCACCACGGTCTCCGAGTTGCGCCGTCTGTGCCGCCAGGCCGGGGTCCCGCTCGACGGCGCCGACGAGCTGGGCCAGGGCGACCTGGTGCTCAAGGCACACGAGCACCTGGTCGAACCGCACACGACGAGCCCGGTCTTCTACACCGACTACCCGACCGAGGTCTCCCCGCTGACCCGGCGCCACCGGGTGGACCCGCGGCTGGCCGAGCGCTGGGACCTGATCGCCTTCGGCGCCGAGATCGGCACCGCCTACAGCGAGCTGACCGACCCGCTCGAACAGCGGCGGCGGCTCGAGGCGCAGTCGCTGCGGGCGGCCAGCGGGGACATCGAGGCGATGGAGCTGGACGAGGACTTCCTGCTCGCGCTCGAACACGGCATGCCGCCGACCGGCGGGCTCGGCATGGGCGTCGACCGGCTGTTGATGCTGCTCACCGGAGCGTCGATCCGGCAGACGGTGGTGTTCCCGTTCGTTCGGGCGAGGGGCTGA
- a CDS encoding DUF998 domain-containing protein, with product MRGFRLVRLVAMALLALAVAGYSAWVLELVVPTGLSVLRSPVDEFAARDQPYGRLFRTAEVVAGAAFIAAVPPLNRLAPTHWVSRLSVVAVGLFGTVLIAHALLPLDCASSVNELCAGTSPSHRAHVVLTEVLTGIYLIGAASLIVWWPPRWRAVAVVVFVLVAGSEVGVHLVEPVAGLATRVQAIAMAALLLVGAAYLTDAERLRRVA from the coding sequence GTGAGGGGATTCCGGCTGGTCCGCCTGGTGGCGATGGCGCTGCTCGCGCTGGCCGTCGCCGGCTACTCGGCGTGGGTGCTGGAACTGGTGGTCCCGACCGGGCTGTCCGTACTGCGTTCACCGGTGGACGAGTTCGCCGCGCGGGACCAGCCGTACGGCCGGTTGTTCCGGACCGCGGAGGTGGTCGCCGGGGCCGCGTTCATCGCGGCGGTGCCCCCGTTGAACCGGCTCGCCCCGACGCACTGGGTGTCGCGGCTGTCCGTGGTCGCCGTCGGCCTGTTCGGCACGGTGCTGATCGCGCACGCGCTGCTGCCGCTGGACTGCGCGAGTTCGGTGAACGAGCTGTGCGCGGGCACCTCCCCGTCGCACCGGGCGCACGTGGTGCTCACCGAGGTGCTGACCGGTATCTACCTGATCGGCGCGGCGAGCCTGATCGTCTGGTGGCCGCCGCGCTGGCGGGCGGTGGCGGTGGTGGTCTTCGTGCTGGTCGCGGGCAGCGAGGTGGGCGTGCACCTGGTCGAACCGGTGGCCGGGCTGGCCACCCGGGTGCAGGCGATCGCGATGGCGGCGCTGCTGCTGGTCGGCGCGGCTTATCTGACTGACGCCGAACGGCTTCGCCGGGTGGCATGA
- a CDS encoding aldehyde dehydrogenase family protein, producing the protein MSTFPFWVAGKPVHDGAITMIRSPYDGSVAGTHYVPDDAEVDAAVQAADDVRNEAARTPAHVRAAALDHVSRQLIERAEEFARLITAESAKPIKWSRGEVARAASTFRWAAEEARRFTGELQRLDTDPGGTGRMALVRRVPKGPILGITPFNFPLNLVAHKVAPAIAVGAPIVLKPAPATPLTALLLGELLAETALPAGSWSILPTGNDVAARLVTDPRLPVVSFTGSVPVGWGIRESAPRKHVALELGGNAAAIVCPDWTDLEFAAQRIATFAMYQAGQSCISVQRVYAHADVFDELVEKVTAAVSALGVGDPNDDTTDVGPLINTAAAERVEAWVREAGGEVTRDGATLSPTVLTNVAEDAKVLADEVFGPVVTLNRVDSVEEAFDRVNDSRFGLQTGVFTRDLPTAFEASARLDVGGVVIGDVPSFRADQMPYGGVKDSGVGREGPAAAMLDFTEERVTVLTGLPL; encoded by the coding sequence ATGAGCACCTTCCCCTTCTGGGTCGCCGGAAAACCGGTTCACGACGGCGCGATCACCATGATCCGCAGCCCCTACGACGGCTCGGTCGCCGGCACGCATTACGTGCCGGATGACGCCGAGGTCGACGCCGCCGTCCAAGCCGCCGACGACGTCCGAAACGAAGCCGCACGCACGCCCGCGCATGTCCGCGCCGCCGCGCTCGACCACGTTTCCCGGCAACTGATCGAGCGCGCCGAGGAGTTCGCCCGGCTGATCACCGCCGAATCGGCCAAGCCGATCAAGTGGTCGCGCGGGGAAGTGGCCCGCGCGGCGTCGACCTTCCGCTGGGCCGCCGAAGAAGCGCGCCGCTTCACCGGCGAACTGCAGCGGCTCGACACCGATCCCGGCGGTACCGGCCGGATGGCGCTCGTGCGGCGCGTGCCGAAGGGCCCGATCCTCGGCATCACGCCGTTCAACTTCCCGCTGAACCTGGTGGCGCACAAGGTCGCGCCGGCGATCGCGGTCGGCGCGCCGATCGTGCTCAAGCCCGCGCCCGCCACCCCGCTCACCGCGTTGCTGCTCGGTGAACTGCTCGCCGAGACCGCGTTGCCCGCCGGAAGCTGGTCGATCCTGCCCACCGGCAACGACGTGGCGGCGCGGCTGGTCACCGATCCGCGGCTGCCGGTGGTCTCGTTCACCGGTTCCGTGCCGGTGGGCTGGGGCATCCGGGAAAGCGCGCCGCGCAAGCACGTGGCGCTCGAACTCGGTGGCAACGCGGCGGCCATCGTCTGTCCTGATTGGACGGACCTGGAGTTCGCCGCGCAGCGCATCGCCACCTTCGCGATGTACCAGGCCGGGCAGTCGTGCATCTCGGTGCAGCGCGTCTACGCACACGCCGACGTGTTCGACGAGCTGGTGGAAAAGGTCACCGCCGCGGTCTCGGCGCTGGGCGTCGGCGACCCGAACGACGACACCACCGACGTCGGCCCGCTGATCAACACGGCCGCCGCCGAGCGGGTCGAGGCATGGGTCCGCGAAGCCGGTGGCGAGGTGACCAGGGACGGCGCGACGCTGTCGCCGACCGTGCTGACCAACGTGGCCGAGGACGCGAAGGTGCTCGCCGACGAGGTGTTCGGCCCGGTGGTCACGCTGAACCGCGTGGACTCCGTGGAAGAGGCGTTCGACCGGGTCAACGACTCGCGCTTCGGCCTGCAGACCGGGGTTTTCACCCGCGACCTGCCCACCGCGTTCGAGGCTTCCGCGCGCCTCGACGTCGGCGGGGTGGTGATCGGTGACGTGCCGAGCTTCCGCGCCGACCAGATGCCCTACGGCGGGGTGAAGGACTCCGGCGTCGGGCGCGAAGGCCCCGCCGCGGCGATGCTCGACTTCACGGAAGAGCGGGTAACCGTGCTGACAGGGCTGCCGTTGTAG
- a CDS encoding PucR family transcriptional regulator — translation MALSLGQLASAEGLRVLAGSAGVDRAIGWVHPTELVDPTAFLDGGELLLTTGLAFEPAAGDSGAAWGTVGDSSVALGAAGDSSGAYVSYVDRLVAAGVAGIGFGSGVIHDRVPPGLVAAAEAAGLPLLEVPHEVPFIAITKAVSAAVAADEYATVVRTGRGQQELTRAAVGRGGPGAVVRRLARLVDGWVLLLDSGTPVEASPASARSHAASLEVAGLRGTRGFRLPSGDEVVLHSLDSRTVLAVGRGVALDAAEQFIVNTAASLLSLALQRNREQSGVLGQLRSGLFDLLLAEETLAVTTIRRLWPAMPEPPWRIAVIVGAAAGRRAFAEALGEAFVVEREGEVVVVAPDVDVVEPLVHRLALHAGISGLHAAASGSHAEGSGPLTGGSGPLTGGSGLRTGGSGSHAGGSGPLAAAAAFRQASQAARAARAQRVAWLDFAEYAGSGLLSLLPSESTALFAESLLSPLSTDLAEALRCWLEEHGHYDAAATRLGIHRHTLRNRLRKVEALTGRSLASPGTRAEFWIALTITDTDQPTPPG, via the coding sequence ATGGCACTTTCGCTGGGTCAGCTCGCGTCGGCGGAGGGCCTGCGTGTGCTGGCCGGGTCGGCGGGGGTGGATCGCGCGATCGGCTGGGTGCACCCGACGGAGCTGGTGGACCCGACCGCGTTCCTGGACGGTGGTGAGCTGCTGCTGACCACGGGACTGGCCTTCGAGCCCGCGGCCGGTGATTCCGGGGCGGCGTGGGGCACGGTTGGTGATTCCTCTGTGGCCTTGGGTGCGGCTGGTGATTCCTCCGGGGCCTATGTGTCCTATGTGGACAGGCTGGTGGCGGCGGGTGTGGCCGGGATCGGCTTCGGCAGCGGGGTGATCCACGACCGCGTGCCGCCGGGCCTGGTCGCCGCCGCGGAGGCCGCCGGGTTGCCGCTGCTGGAGGTGCCGCACGAGGTGCCGTTCATCGCGATCACGAAGGCGGTGTCGGCGGCGGTGGCGGCCGACGAGTACGCCACCGTGGTGCGGACCGGGCGGGGTCAGCAGGAACTGACCAGGGCGGCGGTCGGCCGGGGCGGGCCGGGCGCGGTGGTGCGCCGGCTGGCCAGGTTGGTCGACGGCTGGGTGCTGCTGCTGGACTCGGGGACGCCGGTGGAAGCCTCACCCGCCTCGGCGCGATCGCACGCGGCTTCGCTGGAGGTCGCGGGCTTGCGGGGAACGCGAGGTTTTCGGCTCCCGTCGGGGGACGAGGTCGTCCTGCACTCGCTGGACTCGCGGACGGTGCTCGCGGTGGGGCGCGGGGTAGCGCTGGACGCGGCGGAGCAGTTCATCGTGAACACGGCGGCTTCGCTGCTTTCGCTTGCGCTGCAACGGAATCGGGAGCAGAGCGGGGTGCTGGGGCAGTTGCGCTCCGGCTTGTTCGACTTGCTGCTGGCCGAGGAGACCCTCGCGGTGACAACCATCCGGCGGCTGTGGCCGGCCATGCCGGAGCCACCCTGGCGGATCGCGGTCATCGTGGGCGCGGCCGCCGGACGGCGTGCTTTCGCCGAGGCCTTGGGGGAGGCGTTCGTTGTGGAGCGAGAGGGGGAGGTGGTGGTCGTCGCGCCGGACGTCGACGTCGTGGAGCCCCTGGTGCACCGACTTGCCCTACACGCCGGAATCTCCGGCCTACACGCGGCGGCCTCCGGTTCGCACGCGGAGGGCTCCGGCCCGCTCACCGGGGGTTCCGGCCCGCTCACCGGGGGTTCCGGCCTGCGCACTGGGGGCTCCGGTTCGCACGCGGGTGGCTCCGGTCCGCTCGCCGCGGCCGCTGCTTTTCGCCAGGCTTCGCAGGCCGCTCGAGCCGCCCGCGCGCAACGGGTCGCCTGGCTGGACTTCGCCGAGTACGCGGGCTCCGGTTTGTTATCACTGCTCCCATCCGAGAGCACTGCTCTCTTCGCGGAGTCCCTGCTCTCGCCTTTGAGCACTGATCTCGCCGAGGCCCTGCGCTGCTGGCTGGAAGAACACGGCCACTACGACGCCGCCGCCACCCGTCTCGGCATCCACCGCCACACCCTGCGCAATCGCTTGCGCAAGGTGGAGGCATTGACCGGCCGCAGCCTCGCCTCACCAGGCACGCGCGCGGAGTTCTGGATCGCCCTCACCATCACCGACACCGACCAGCCCACTCCACCCGGCTGA
- the pip gene encoding prolyl aminopeptidase yields MDELYPAIEPFRTGLLEVGDGHLVHWEASGNPDGKPVVVLHGGPGSGLTPLSRRHFDPSAYLVVQFDQRGSGRSTPSITDPDVNLSANTTWHLVADLELLREHLGIDRWQLFGGSWGATLALAYAETHPGRVSEIVLRGVFTARQSELDWIYRDGASRLYPDAWGAYLEPIPFAERDDPLAAYHRLVYHPDRGVRETAAIAWSAWEGAIVSLVPQPSYLQNYSRPGFALSFARIALHYFGHGAWLDDGQLIRDAAKLSGIPGVLVQGRYDVVCPPTTAWELHQAWPGSELHLLNTAGHAVNDPGVLAGLRAATDRFR; encoded by the coding sequence ATGGATGAGCTGTACCCGGCGATCGAGCCGTTCCGGACCGGACTGCTCGAGGTCGGCGACGGGCACCTGGTGCACTGGGAGGCGTCCGGCAATCCGGACGGCAAACCGGTGGTGGTGCTGCACGGCGGGCCCGGCAGCGGGCTGACTCCGTTGTCCCGCAGGCACTTCGACCCGTCGGCGTATCTGGTCGTGCAGTTCGACCAGCGCGGTTCGGGGCGCAGCACGCCGAGCATCACCGATCCCGACGTGAACCTGTCGGCCAACACGACCTGGCACCTGGTCGCGGACCTGGAGCTGCTGCGCGAACACCTCGGCATCGACCGGTGGCAGCTGTTCGGTGGTTCGTGGGGTGCGACGCTCGCGCTCGCCTACGCCGAAACGCATCCGGGACGGGTCAGCGAGATCGTGTTGCGCGGGGTGTTCACCGCGCGGCAGAGCGAACTGGACTGGATCTACCGGGATGGTGCTTCGCGGTTGTACCCGGATGCTTGGGGCGCCTACCTCGAGCCGATCCCTTTCGCCGAGCGAGATGATCCGCTGGCCGCGTACCACCGCCTCGTCTACCACCCGGACCGCGGTGTGCGAGAGACCGCGGCGATCGCTTGGAGCGCTTGGGAAGGCGCCATCGTCTCGCTGGTGCCGCAGCCGAGCTATCTGCAGAACTACAGTCGGCCGGGGTTCGCGCTGTCGTTCGCGCGGATCGCGCTGCACTATTTCGGCCACGGCGCCTGGCTGGACGATGGCCAACTGATCCGGGACGCGGCGAAGCTGAGCGGTATCCCGGGTGTGCTGGTGCAGGGCCGGTACGACGTGGTGTGCCCGCCGACGACGGCCTGGGAACTACACCAGGCCTGGCCCGGTTCGGAACTCCACCTACTGAACACCGCGGGACACGCGGTGAACGACCCGGGCGTGTTGGCGGGCTTGAGGGCCGCAACCGACCGCTTCCGCTGA
- the gabT gene encoding 4-aminobutyrate--2-oxoglutarate transaminase, whose amino-acid sequence MTAQIAQRRLLTEIPGPASRALQERRGDAVAAGVGSVLPVYITSADGGLLTDADGNTLIDLGSGIAVTNVGHNVPAVVDRVRAQVAEFTHTCFMVTPYEGYVRVCEELQDLTPGDHNKRSVLFNSGAEAVENAVKIARVATGRQAVVVFDHAYHGRTNLTMALTAKSVPYKHGFGPFAPEVYRVPGSYPYRDSLSGPEAAAAAIDRIEKQLGGDQVAAVVIEPIQGEGGFIEPAPGFLPALADWCARNGVVFVADEVQTGFCRTGDWFASNHENVVPDLIATAKGIAGGLPLAAVTGRAELMDAVPSGGLGGTYGGNPIACAAALGSIETMRAERLDLAARGIADTVRPRLRAIGERTGVIGDVRGRGAMLAAEFVTDGKPDAALTGRIAKACHAAGVVVLTCGTYGNVVRLLPPLSLSPELLDEGLSVLEQAILAEAGK is encoded by the coding sequence ATGACCGCCCAGATCGCGCAGCGCAGGCTGCTGACCGAAATCCCCGGCCCGGCCTCCCGCGCCCTGCAGGAACGCCGCGGCGACGCGGTGGCCGCGGGCGTCGGCTCGGTGCTGCCCGTCTACATCACCTCGGCCGACGGCGGCCTGCTCACCGACGCCGACGGCAACACGCTGATCGACCTAGGCTCCGGCATCGCGGTGACCAACGTCGGCCACAACGTCCCGGCCGTGGTCGACCGCGTCCGCGCGCAGGTGGCCGAGTTCACCCACACCTGCTTCATGGTCACGCCGTACGAGGGTTACGTCCGGGTCTGCGAGGAACTCCAGGACCTCACCCCCGGCGACCACAACAAGCGCTCGGTCCTGTTCAACTCCGGCGCCGAAGCGGTGGAGAACGCGGTGAAGATCGCCCGCGTGGCCACCGGCCGCCAGGCCGTCGTGGTGTTCGACCACGCCTACCACGGCCGCACCAACCTGACCATGGCGCTGACCGCGAAGTCCGTCCCGTACAAGCACGGCTTCGGCCCGTTCGCGCCCGAGGTCTACCGGGTGCCCGGCTCCTACCCCTACCGCGACAGCCTGTCCGGGCCCGAGGCCGCGGCCGCCGCCATCGACCGGATCGAGAAGCAGCTCGGCGGGGACCAGGTCGCCGCCGTGGTGATCGAGCCGATCCAGGGCGAGGGCGGGTTCATCGAGCCCGCGCCCGGCTTCCTGCCCGCGCTGGCCGACTGGTGCGCGCGCAACGGCGTGGTCTTCGTCGCCGACGAGGTGCAGACCGGCTTCTGCCGCACCGGCGACTGGTTCGCGTCGAACCACGAGAACGTGGTGCCGGACCTGATCGCCACCGCGAAGGGCATCGCCGGCGGGCTGCCGCTGGCCGCCGTCACCGGGCGTGCGGAGCTGATGGACGCCGTGCCGTCCGGCGGCCTCGGCGGCACCTACGGCGGCAACCCGATCGCCTGCGCCGCCGCGCTCGGCTCGATCGAGACCATGCGCGCCGAGCGGCTGGACCTGGCCGCGCGCGGCATCGCCGACACCGTGCGGCCCCGGCTGCGCGCGATCGGTGAGCGCACCGGCGTCATCGGTGACGTCCGTGGCCGGGGCGCCATGCTCGCCGCCGAATTCGTGACGGACGGGAAGCCGGACGCGGCGCTGACCGGCCGCATCGCCAAGGCGTGCCACGCGGCCGGTGTGGTGGTGCTGACCTGTGGCACCTACGGCAACGTCGTGCGCCTGCTGCCGCCGCTGTCCCTCTCCCCCGAACTGCTCGACGAGGGCCTTTCCGTGCTCGAGCAGGCAATTCTCGCGGAGGCCGGGAAATGA
- the panB gene encoding 3-methyl-2-oxobutanoate hydroxymethyltransferase: MSAPGTDGGELAAPYGSGPSAREAAPRKKVRVHHLRELKERGETWPMLTAYDMYTAELFDEAGIPVLLVGDSAANNVFGYDTSLPVTVDELLPLVRGVTRAVKYALVVADLPFGSYQLSPEQALATAVRFMKEGRAHAVKLEGGRKFAPHVEALTSAGVPVMGHIGFTPQSEHNLGGYRVQGRGAAGEELVADALALQEAGAFSVVMEMVPAEVAKQVTHSLSIPTIGIGAGSDCDAQVLVWQDMAGLRRGKAPRFVKRYADLAGVLSDAATAFAEDVRRGEFPGPEHSFH; this comes from the coding sequence ATGTCTGCCCCCGGCACTGATGGCGGCGAACTTGCCGCACCGTACGGCTCCGGTCCCTCGGCGCGAGAAGCCGCGCCCCGCAAGAAAGTCCGCGTGCACCACTTGCGGGAACTGAAGGAACGCGGTGAGACGTGGCCGATGCTCACCGCCTACGACATGTACACCGCGGAACTGTTCGACGAAGCCGGGATCCCGGTGCTGCTCGTCGGCGACTCCGCGGCCAACAACGTGTTCGGCTACGACACGTCGCTCCCGGTGACGGTGGACGAGCTGCTGCCGCTGGTGCGCGGGGTGACCAGGGCGGTGAAGTACGCGCTCGTGGTGGCCGACCTGCCGTTCGGCTCGTACCAGCTCTCGCCGGAGCAGGCGCTGGCGACAGCGGTCCGGTTCATGAAGGAGGGCCGCGCGCACGCGGTCAAGCTGGAGGGCGGGCGGAAGTTCGCGCCGCACGTGGAGGCGCTGACCTCGGCGGGCGTGCCGGTGATGGGGCACATCGGGTTCACCCCGCAGAGCGAGCACAACCTGGGCGGGTACCGGGTGCAGGGGCGTGGCGCGGCCGGGGAGGAACTGGTCGCCGACGCGCTGGCGTTGCAGGAGGCGGGTGCCTTCTCGGTGGTGATGGAGATGGTGCCGGCGGAGGTGGCCAAGCAGGTCACGCACTCGCTGAGCATTCCGACCATCGGCATCGGCGCGGGCTCGGACTGCGACGCGCAGGTGCTGGTGTGGCAGGACATGGCGGGCCTGCGGCGGGGGAAGGCGCCGCGCTTCGTGAAGCGCTACGCCGATCTGGCGGGCGTGCTTTCGGACGCCGCCACCGCCTTCGCCGAAGACGTCCGCCGAGGCGAGTTCCCCGGCCCGGAACACTCCTTCCACTGA